One window from the genome of Ktedonobacterales bacterium encodes:
- a CDS encoding peptidoglycan recognition family protein, with protein MGAQYPQALWMPHEKYGYPQGTQGRNGQALRYVVVHGTGMPGSAQEVARYFQSSPVEAGTHFVIGRDGAVVQCCLIEDAAWGNGGPQPGADPFWPRGINANLLTVSIEHCKPSPDNREELTEAQGQASFRLIRWLCERFGIPARAADAAGGIATHASIAPNDRAFCPGPYPWDDLYAYLHRPSGLRGEGQE; from the coding sequence GTGGGGGCGCAGTATCCGCAGGCGCTCTGGATGCCGCATGAGAAGTATGGCTATCCGCAGGGGACACAGGGCCGCAATGGGCAGGCGCTGCGGTATGTGGTGGTACATGGGACGGGGATGCCGGGATCGGCGCAGGAGGTGGCGCGGTATTTTCAGAGCAGCCCGGTTGAGGCGGGGACGCATTTTGTGATCGGGCGCGATGGGGCGGTAGTGCAGTGCTGTTTGATTGAAGATGCGGCGTGGGGCAATGGGGGGCCACAGCCGGGGGCCGATCCGTTCTGGCCGAGGGGGATCAATGCGAATCTGCTGACGGTGAGCATTGAGCATTGTAAGCCGTCGCCGGATAACCGGGAGGAGTTGACGGAGGCGCAGGGGCAGGCGAGTTTCAGGCTGATCAGGTGGCTCTGCGAAAGGTTTGGTATTCCGGCGCGGGCCGCCGATGCTGCGGGTGGGATTGCGACGCACGCGAGTATTGCGCCGAATGATCGGGCGTTTTGCCCAGGGCCGTATCCCTGGGATGATCTCTACGCGTATCTGCATCGGCCCTCCGGGTTGAGGGGCGAAGGGCAGGAGTGA
- a CDS encoding methyltransferase domain-containing protein, which yields MRFWGWFRRSLQTREEAGAEARRWSVFGGRRMLIESPYVLPKDEAEGGRLDLQHHLLKVAFGRNYAARLRAPRMILDVACGTGVWGRELAKEFPQARVMGFDFDRKPLEASLKTLGPGGQFPGNFQFLEADALKRFPFEDGTFDFTFARLIAPFVPIDQWPHVVGEMRRVTRPGGYVEVGDSGGLPVSASPSFTTLATTFDRLMKGRNLHADPARYLAGYLREAGLIRIKERTVQIGVRREEVRQRQMLAADMLSAAQAMAPIFVRLGLFTQEECATLLAHAREEVPRMGITWSFTWVYGVVP from the coding sequence ATGCGTTTTTGGGGTTGGTTTCGTCGCTCTCTTCAGACGCGGGAAGAGGCAGGCGCGGAGGCGCGCCGTTGGAGTGTTTTTGGTGGGCGGCGGATGTTGATCGAAAGTCCGTATGTGCTTCCGAAGGATGAGGCTGAGGGTGGGCGATTGGACCTTCAGCATCATTTGCTGAAGGTGGCATTTGGTCGCAACTATGCTGCTCGTTTGCGAGCGCCGCGCATGATTCTGGATGTGGCGTGTGGGACGGGTGTCTGGGGGCGGGAGCTGGCGAAAGAGTTTCCACAGGCGCGGGTGATGGGGTTCGATTTTGATCGGAAGCCGCTGGAGGCTTCGCTGAAGACGCTGGGACCAGGGGGGCAGTTTCCGGGGAATTTTCAGTTTCTGGAGGCTGACGCGCTCAAGCGTTTTCCGTTCGAGGATGGGACGTTTGATTTTACGTTTGCGCGCTTAATTGCGCCTTTTGTGCCGATAGACCAGTGGCCGCATGTGGTGGGTGAGATGCGGCGGGTGACGAGGCCGGGTGGATACGTGGAGGTGGGGGATTCTGGCGGGCTGCCGGTTAGCGCAAGTCCGAGTTTTACGACGCTGGCAACGACTTTTGATCGGTTGATGAAGGGGCGCAATCTGCATGCTGATCCGGCGCGCTATCTGGCGGGGTATTTGCGCGAGGCGGGGCTGATTCGGATCAAGGAGCGGACGGTTCAGATTGGTGTGCGGCGCGAGGAGGTGAGGCAGCGGCAGATGCTGGCCGCCGATATGCTGTCTGCGGCGCAGGCTATGGCTCCTATTTTTGTGAGGCTTGGTCTGTTCACTCAGGAGGAGTGTGCGACTTTGCTTGCTCATGCGCGGGAGGAGGTTCCACGCATGGGGATTACGTGGTCGTTTACGTGGGTGTATGGGGTGGTTCCGTAG
- a CDS encoding phage antirepressor N-terminal domain-containing protein codes for MSETELIPVAQAELKVASVSLIAVLLPDGQTGAVLSMLCEALDLRTRSQAQKLRTHPVLSLALVLAKIETAGGEQVVNVLLSWGVPLWLASIRAGGRSPAYRERLLTMQREVAAALCRQFFSNLSTNTPTSSTSPGEPSETLLSSPWQALHAALSALEASLDADALAVGGRLAALEAQAAQSSASEHNHVSQERLLAAAIERLLVHERRLNRLKGRGPQKRRRGKARRFGR; via the coding sequence ATGTCAGAAACCGAACTCATTCCGGTGGCACAGGCTGAATTGAAGGTAGCGAGCGTATCATTGATTGCTGTTCTTTTGCCTGATGGGCAAACCGGTGCTGTCCTCTCGATGCTCTGCGAGGCATTAGACCTGCGAACTCGCAGCCAGGCACAAAAGCTACGTACCCATCCGGTACTGTCTCTGGCCCTGGTTCTGGCTAAAATAGAGACGGCAGGCGGGGAACAGGTGGTCAATGTCTTGCTGTCGTGGGGCGTTCCCTTATGGCTTGCGAGCATCCGCGCTGGAGGGCGTTCCCCCGCTTACCGAGAACGATTATTGACCATGCAGCGTGAAGTGGCCGCCGCGCTGTGTCGGCAGTTCTTCTCTAATCTGTCTACAAACACTCCAACTTCTTCCACTTCCCCTGGAGAGCCATCTGAGACACTTCTCTCATCGCCCTGGCAGGCATTGCATGCTGCTCTGTCGGCGTTAGAGGCGTCACTAGATGCCGACGCGCTGGCGGTGGGCGGACGGCTGGCGGCGCTGGAGGCGCAGGCAGCACAATCGTCAGCAAGCGAGCATAATCATGTGAGCCAAGAGCGTTTGTTGGCGGCGGCGATTGAGCGATTGCTTGTGCATGAGCGCCGGTTGAACAGGCTGAAAGGGCGAGGCCCACAGAAGAGGCGGCGCGGGAAGGCGCGCCGCTTTGGCAGGTGA
- a CDS encoding SPFH domain-containing protein encodes MIRQASSTTILKHVMVVFVFFFAVFALLNTGLSFIYQPLFTFLMSVPTFTTIALFALILTLIIRQTSVADIPNNTIGLVTYANGALKTLAPPGPTWVWFGREQLRGFLSLETVSAHMPLMGLRSGDGEALAPLVMILSWGIHEKMTTLFFSQFRQQVAEVALESQLKRERRVRDTVAGVMRRRVGERLLADLEEDLANMHQNSFGKALVREVNAELNSIGLKVERVECIGSITRPSEVSGGKHRSEASKTPSRASEAAIEEVQRRADDVLSRARRAAPEMLAATKAVEAYVQAVLDVAQQAQGALKRPLNMQAAGAAQKAQSERMRELAAEIYALLEAAGELKEASERMNARFSV; translated from the coding sequence ATGATCCGTCAGGCGTCCTCAACAACCATCTTGAAGCATGTGATGGTTGTTTTTGTGTTTTTTTTCGCGGTTTTTGCGCTGCTGAATACGGGTCTTTCCTTCATTTATCAGCCGCTGTTTACCTTCCTCATGAGTGTGCCGACGTTTACGACGATTGCGCTGTTTGCGTTGATTCTGACGTTGATTATTCGGCAGACTTCGGTTGCAGACATCCCGAACAATACGATTGGTCTGGTGACGTATGCCAATGGGGCGCTGAAAACGCTTGCGCCGCCAGGCCCGACGTGGGTGTGGTTTGGGAGAGAGCAGTTGAGGGGGTTTCTTTCGCTGGAGACGGTGAGCGCGCACATGCCGTTGATGGGGCTGAGGTCGGGGGATGGGGAGGCGCTGGCTCCGCTGGTGATGATTCTTAGCTGGGGTATTCACGAGAAGATGACGACGCTGTTTTTCAGTCAGTTTCGGCAGCAGGTGGCGGAGGTGGCGCTGGAAAGTCAGTTGAAGCGCGAGCGGCGGGTGCGCGATACGGTGGCGGGGGTGATGAGGCGGCGGGTGGGGGAGCGGCTGCTGGCGGATCTGGAGGAGGATTTGGCGAATATGCACCAGAATAGTTTTGGGAAGGCGCTGGTGCGAGAGGTGAATGCGGAGCTGAACTCGATTGGGCTGAAGGTGGAGCGGGTGGAGTGCATTGGGAGCATTACGAGGCCGAGCGAGGTTTCGGGGGGGAAGCACAGGAGCGAGGCGAGCAAGACGCCATCCAGGGCGAGCGAGGCGGCTATAGAGGAGGTGCAGCGGCGCGCCGATGATGTGTTGAGTCGGGCGCGGCGGGCGGCGCCGGAAATGCTGGCGGCCACCAAGGCGGTTGAGGCGTATGTGCAGGCGGTTCTGGATGTGGCGCAGCAGGCACAGGGGGCGCTGAAGAGGCCGCTGAATATGCAGGCGGCGGGGGCGGCGCAAAAGGCGCAAAGTGAGCGGATGCGTGAATTGGCGGCGGAGATTTACGCGCTGCTGGAGGCGGCGGGTGAGTTGAAAGAGGCGAGCGAGCGGATGAACGCTCGCTTTTCGGTCTGA
- a CDS encoding twin-arginine translocation signal domain-containing protein: MKNVSRRKFIIGASAGAVAIGAGVGVPAVVIGQNQAQKAAKFAATLERPLTLYLRDASKGEMVLLADDKQVIIHDSDLANRLLNAAQ; the protein is encoded by the coding sequence ATGAAGAACGTCTCACGGCGCAAGTTTATTATCGGCGCTTCGGCGGGGGCGGTGGCGATTGGCGCGGGGGTCGGGGTACCGGCTGTGGTGATCGGCCAGAATCAGGCGCAGAAGGCGGCAAAGTTTGCGGCGACGCTGGAGAGGCCGCTGACGCTGTACCTGCGGGATGCTTCCAAGGGGGAGATGGTGCTGCTGGCGGATGACAAGCAGGTGATTATCCACGACAGCGATCTGGCGAACCGCTTGTTGAATGCCGCGCAGTAA
- a CDS encoding DUF4331 domain-containing protein, protein MSSHREAPEISKDPVADNTDVYAFVSPDRPDTVTLIANFIPLEGPAGGPNFYEFGDDVLYQIHIDNNGNSKDNIIFQFRFKTKIRNPNTFLYNTGQVLSLGDTHWNRPQFYSVTRVEGDGSWKVLGENLTCPPCNVGVRSMPNYSALAQAAVHDLGHGIKVFAGQRREGFYVDLGSVFDLAALRPFQSLHLIPNPPNTAGVDAVKGVNVHTIAIQIPKNQLTNVGWDPTDPKDIRSVIGVFASASRHKAKMREAGNGPDWDTGPWVQVSRLGNPLVNEVVIPMSKKDRWNATHPVNDAQFLKYVQRPELAGLLPVLYPGVFPNLAAFKGVRSDLVAILMTGIPNGVAPGFPGNFTGKTPADLLRLNMAIPPASNPNNLGLLGGDIAGFPNGRRVADDVVTIEIRAVAGATLPLVEPSFVPDGAASLVTDIQQPDLSGRYLDTFPYLGVPLDGYDTPSS, encoded by the coding sequence ATGTCGTCTCATCGTGAGGCCCCTGAGATTTCTAAAGATCCGGTGGCTGACAATACGGATGTGTACGCTTTTGTCAGCCCGGATAGGCCGGATACGGTGACGTTGATCGCCAATTTCATTCCGCTGGAGGGTCCGGCGGGTGGTCCGAATTTCTATGAGTTTGGCGATGATGTGCTGTATCAGATCCATATTGACAATAATGGGAACTCGAAAGATAACATTATCTTTCAGTTCCGGTTCAAGACGAAGATCCGCAACCCGAATACGTTCCTGTACAATACGGGGCAGGTGCTTTCGCTGGGTGATACGCATTGGAATCGGCCCCAGTTCTATTCGGTGACGCGGGTGGAGGGGGATGGCAGTTGGAAGGTGTTGGGAGAGAATCTGACCTGCCCGCCGTGTAATGTGGGCGTGCGCTCGATGCCCAATTATAGCGCGCTGGCGCAGGCTGCTGTTCACGATCTGGGTCATGGGATTAAGGTGTTTGCGGGGCAGCGGCGCGAGGGTTTCTATGTGGACCTGGGGTCGGTTTTCGATCTGGCGGCGCTGCGGCCTTTCCAGAGTCTGCATCTGATTCCGAATCCGCCAAACACGGCAGGGGTGGATGCGGTCAAGGGCGTGAATGTGCATACGATTGCCATTCAGATCCCGAAGAATCAGCTTACGAACGTGGGCTGGGATCCGACAGACCCGAAGGATATTCGTTCGGTGATTGGGGTGTTTGCGTCGGCCAGCCGCCACAAGGCGAAGATGCGCGAGGCGGGGAATGGTCCAGACTGGGATACGGGGCCGTGGGTGCAGGTGTCGCGGCTGGGGAATCCGCTGGTGAACGAGGTCGTCATCCCCATGAGCAAGAAGGATCGCTGGAACGCGACGCATCCGGTGAATGACGCGCAGTTCTTGAAGTATGTGCAGCGTCCAGAGTTGGCGGGTCTGCTGCCCGTGCTGTATCCGGGGGTGTTCCCGAATCTGGCGGCGTTCAAGGGGGTGCGGTCGGACCTGGTGGCGATTCTGATGACGGGGATTCCGAATGGGGTAGCGCCGGGCTTCCCTGGCAATTTTACGGGCAAGACTCCGGCGGACCTGCTGCGGCTGAATATGGCGATTCCACCAGCGTCCAATCCGAACAATCTGGGGCTGCTGGGCGGCGATATTGCGGGGTTCCCGAATGGCCGTCGGGTGGCTGATGATGTGGTGACGATAGAGATTCGGGCAGTGGCGGGGGCGACGCTGCCGCTGGTTGAGCCGAGCTTTGTGCCGGATGGGGCGGCGAGTCTGGTGACGGATATTCAGCAACCCGATCTGAGCGGGCGCTATCTGGATACGTTCCCGTATCTGGGTGTGCCGCTGGATGGCTACGATACGCCGTCGTCGTAG
- the rplJ gene encoding 50S ribosomal protein L10: MPTQAKAEWIEELAEKLQRSKAGVLLQTQGLKVSEITDFRRKLGASKAELQVVKNTLLRIAAERAKVEGLTPLLAGQTTLALGYDDEVTVAKVVSDYARTQRIIVIKGGILENRLISPAQVDSLAKTPTRPQLQAQLVGSLQGPAASLVNVFIAPLRDLAYVLQARVDQLGGAQA; the protein is encoded by the coding sequence ATGCCAACTCAGGCAAAGGCTGAATGGATTGAGGAGCTGGCGGAGAAGCTTCAGCGCAGCAAGGCGGGGGTCTTGCTGCAAACGCAGGGGTTGAAGGTGTCGGAGATTACGGATTTTCGGCGCAAGCTGGGGGCGTCGAAGGCGGAGCTTCAGGTGGTGAAGAATACGCTGCTGCGCATTGCGGCGGAGCGGGCGAAGGTGGAGGGGCTGACGCCGCTGCTGGCGGGGCAGACGACGCTGGCGCTGGGGTATGACGATGAGGTGACGGTTGCCAAGGTGGTGAGCGATTACGCGCGCACGCAGCGGATTATTGTGATTAAGGGCGGGATTCTGGAGAATCGGCTGATTTCGCCAGCGCAGGTTGATTCGCTGGCGAAGACGCCGACACGCCCGCAGCTTCAGGCGCAGTTGGTGGGCAGCCTGCAAGGCCCGGCGGCTTCGCTGGTGAATGTGTTTATTGCGCCGCTGCGCGATCTGGCGTATGTGCTTCAGGCGCGTGTGGATCAGTTGGGCGGCGCGCAGGCGTGA
- the rplL gene encoding 50S ribosomal protein L7/L12, translated as MAVDDIIAEIEKLSVLDLVKLGKALQEKWGVSAAPVAVAAGPAAGGTAEVAAPVEEQTEFNVVLASIADPTKKINVIKVVREITQLGLKEAKDLVDSAPKPVKEAVSKEEATQLKARLEEAGGVIEVK; from the coding sequence ATGGCTGTTGATGACATCATTGCTGAAATTGAGAAGTTGAGCGTGCTTGATCTGGTGAAGCTGGGGAAGGCGCTGCAAGAGAAGTGGGGCGTGAGCGCGGCTCCGGTGGCGGTGGCGGCTGGCCCGGCGGCTGGTGGGACGGCTGAAGTGGCGGCGCCCGTTGAGGAGCAGACTGAGTTTAACGTGGTGCTGGCTTCTATTGCTGATCCGACGAAGAAGATTAATGTGATCAAGGTGGTGCGGGAGATCACGCAGCTTGGGCTGAAGGAGGCGAAAGACCTGGTGGATAGCGCGCCCAAGCCGGTGAAGGAGGCGGTCTCGAAGGAGGAGGCGACACAGCTAAAGGCGCGGCTGGAAGAGGCTGGCGGCGTGATCGAGGTGAAGTAA
- a CDS encoding glycerol-3-phosphate acyltransferase, which yields MTIRILFLLLAAYLLGSIPFSHFITKWRTGLVIREVGEGNVGSRNVWHVVGPRWGVLAFALDMLKGLAVYLGGLALGVPIWGIGLAGIAAVLGHQFSFFLHGQGGKGLATMLGVILGLSPLAALGGLALLGLAYVFFRDFNPSVIVSALGVIFLPLVVGPSPVVTVYALGMVLMAGVKKLLDRQHETQVWGAHPWEGGGKPGFHHAEGSDQAASQDANAH from the coding sequence ATGACGATACGCATTCTGTTTCTTCTTCTGGCGGCATACCTCCTTGGCTCCATCCCTTTCTCGCATTTCATCACCAAATGGCGCACTGGCCTGGTGATCCGCGAGGTAGGCGAGGGTAATGTGGGCAGCCGCAATGTGTGGCATGTGGTTGGGCCTCGCTGGGGTGTGCTGGCGTTTGCGCTGGATATGCTGAAAGGGTTGGCGGTGTACCTGGGGGGGCTGGCGCTGGGCGTGCCGATCTGGGGTATCGGGCTGGCGGGGATCGCGGCGGTGCTGGGCCACCAGTTTAGCTTTTTTCTGCATGGGCAGGGGGGTAAGGGGCTGGCGACGATGCTGGGGGTGATCCTGGGGCTTTCGCCGCTGGCCGCGCTTGGGGGGCTGGCGCTGCTGGGGCTGGCCTATGTGTTTTTCCGCGATTTCAATCCGAGTGTGATTGTCTCTGCGCTGGGGGTGATTTTCCTGCCGCTGGTGGTGGGGCCGTCGCCAGTGGTGACGGTCTACGCGCTGGGGATGGTGCTGATGGCGGGGGTGAAGAAGCTGCTGGATCGCCAGCATGAGACGCAGGTGTGGGGGGCGCATCCGTGGGAGGGAGGGGGGAAGCCGGGCTTTCATCATGCGGAAGGCAGCGATCAGGCGGCATCGCAGGATGCGAACGCGCACTAG
- a CDS encoding glycosyltransferase, with the protein MLIYQSVITALLAVMLVNTINNLRLFRRPAKRAPPVDGPLVSALIPARNEERSIGRCVESLAQQDYPHLEILVWDDQSEDRTAEMVEELAGRYPSVRLLRGGPLPPNWHGKAYACARLAREARGDWLLFVDADTVHAPGAVSTALAFAQEQQADLLTMMPLVLEESFGEALLLPLVPITFGTFLPMGLVAGRKYPLLAGAMGPFLLFRREWYERVGGHEATRTDIVEDMKLARLVKQRGGLVVWIDGTALTRVRFYHNFVEAWHGLAKTTFAAINYSLSGLLPGISACIALYLAPYGFLAAGLVNRRFDAAWFWLPLSQILLGWFARWLLAQRFHMRRWMAFLHGLTMLMTILMTCYSTYQAIFGAGVTWKGRSYRFRGRGARPGVQKQLAKTLLTVRLGLGSLLAVLGWRWGNEALGVAALLPLVIWTCAMLQHALASGAEGTGSGTLANVADGVSGLGSLAYLLLSGQMTLWLALVVLLILLVSAYAFHWRSLPTAGSITLGSLLLLIGGANFSLIRIILFWWALGALFLARRSVGQFLGAWFQRLRPPL; encoded by the coding sequence ATGCTGATCTATCAGAGTGTTATTACGGCTCTTCTGGCTGTGATGCTGGTCAACACGATCAACAATCTGCGGCTGTTCCGCCGACCTGCGAAGCGGGCGCCGCCGGTTGATGGGCCGCTGGTTTCGGCGCTGATACCGGCGCGCAATGAGGAGCGTTCGATTGGCCGCTGTGTGGAGTCGCTGGCCCAGCAGGATTATCCCCACCTGGAGATTCTGGTGTGGGACGACCAGAGCGAGGACCGGACGGCGGAGATGGTGGAGGAGTTGGCGGGGCGCTATCCGTCGGTGCGCTTGCTGCGAGGGGGGCCGCTGCCGCCGAACTGGCACGGCAAAGCCTATGCGTGCGCGCGACTGGCGCGGGAGGCGCGTGGCGATTGGCTGCTGTTTGTGGATGCTGATACGGTTCACGCTCCGGGGGCGGTTTCGACGGCGCTGGCGTTCGCGCAGGAGCAGCAAGCGGATTTGCTGACGATGATGCCGCTGGTGCTTGAAGAGAGCTTTGGCGAGGCGCTGCTGCTGCCGCTGGTGCCGATTACGTTTGGGACGTTCCTGCCGATGGGTCTGGTGGCGGGGCGCAAATATCCGCTGCTGGCGGGGGCGATGGGGCCGTTTCTGCTGTTCCGGCGCGAGTGGTATGAGCGGGTGGGGGGACACGAGGCGACGCGCACAGATATTGTGGAGGATATGAAGCTGGCGCGGCTGGTGAAGCAGCGCGGGGGGCTGGTGGTGTGGATTGATGGGACGGCGCTGACGCGGGTGCGCTTTTATCATAATTTCGTGGAGGCGTGGCACGGGCTGGCAAAAACGACGTTCGCGGCGATAAACTATTCGCTCTCTGGCCTGCTGCCAGGGATTTCTGCGTGCATCGCGCTGTATCTGGCGCCGTATGGGTTTCTGGCTGCCGGGCTGGTGAATCGGCGCTTCGATGCGGCCTGGTTCTGGCTGCCGCTGAGCCAGATTCTGCTAGGCTGGTTTGCGCGCTGGCTGCTGGCTCAACGCTTTCATATGCGGCGTTGGATGGCTTTTTTACACGGGCTGACGATGCTGATGACGATTTTGATGACTTGTTATTCTACCTATCAGGCGATCTTTGGGGCGGGCGTGACCTGGAAGGGGCGCTCATATCGGTTCCGAGGGCGCGGCGCGCGGCCTGGTGTGCAGAAACAGTTGGCAAAGACGCTGCTGACCGTTCGCCTGGGGTTGGGGTCGCTGCTGGCGGTGCTGGGCTGGCGCTGGGGGAATGAGGCGCTGGGAGTCGCGGCGCTGCTGCCGCTGGTCATCTGGACGTGCGCGATGCTGCAACACGCGCTGGCTTCTGGCGCGGAAGGGACGGGGAGCGGGACGCTGGCAAATGTGGCGGATGGTGTGAGTGGGCTGGGCAGCCTGGCGTATCTGCTGCTGAGCGGGCAGATGACGCTCTGGCTGGCGCTGGTGGTGCTGTTGATTTTGCTGGTGAGTGCCTATGCGTTCCACTGGCGCAGCCTGCCGACGGCAGGTTCGATTACGCTGGGGAGCCTGCTGCTGTTGATCGGGGGGGCGAATTTTTCGCTGATCCGTATTATTCTGTTCTGGTGGGCGCTGGGGGCGCTGTTTCTGGCGCGGCGCTCGGTTGGGCAGTTTCTGGGGGCGTGGTTTCAGCGCCTGCGCCCACCGCTGTGA
- a CDS encoding PaaI family thioesterase — protein MSHFIPQDAGFEARVRTSFTRQQVMITLGATMTHVAPGEIEIQLPFRPDLTQQNGFLHAGIITTIVDSACGYAAFSLMPADVGVLTVEYKVNFLAPAQGAFFAARGRVTRPGRTITVCSGEVVAVQEGHELLIATMLATMMAVRDRPNAAE, from the coding sequence ATGAGCCACTTTATACCCCAGGATGCCGGGTTCGAGGCCCGCGTGCGCACCAGCTTCACGCGCCAGCAGGTCATGATCACCCTGGGCGCGACCATGACCCACGTCGCGCCTGGCGAAATTGAGATACAACTGCCCTTTCGCCCCGACCTCACCCAGCAGAATGGCTTCCTCCACGCGGGCATCATCACCACCATCGTTGACAGCGCCTGTGGCTACGCCGCCTTCAGCCTCATGCCTGCCGACGTGGGCGTCCTGACCGTCGAGTACAAAGTCAACTTCCTCGCCCCCGCCCAGGGCGCGTTCTTTGCCGCGCGTGGCCGCGTCACCAGACCCGGACGCACCATCACCGTCTGCTCTGGCGAGGTCGTTGCCGTGCAGGAAGGCCACGAATTGCTTATAGCCACCATGCTCGCCACCATGATGGCCGTCCGTGACCGCCCCAACGCCGCCGAATAG
- a CDS encoding GntR family transcriptional regulator yields the protein MSTPILVLDPISSVPPYEQIGSQIRLQIATGHLLPGAMLPSVRQLAHDLGVAPNTVVRAYSELENEGWVTTTARRGVFIASPSPTQVAKVRAQQFEQAVIQLLVTAHQMGVTPVQIHAEIDRLLNAFPPLDSRR from the coding sequence ATGAGTACGCCTATCCTCGTGCTCGACCCCATCAGCTCCGTCCCGCCCTATGAGCAAATCGGGTCGCAGATTCGGTTGCAAATCGCCACCGGCCACCTGCTGCCGGGGGCGATGCTGCCATCGGTGCGTCAGTTGGCGCATGACCTGGGCGTGGCCCCCAATACCGTCGTTCGTGCCTACAGCGAGCTGGAAAACGAAGGCTGGGTGACTACCACGGCCCGGCGGGGCGTGTTCATCGCTTCCCCCTCGCCCACGCAAGTAGCCAAGGTGCGAGCGCAGCAGTTCGAGCAGGCGGTCATACAGCTGCTGGTGACCGCCCATCAGATGGGAGTCACCCCAGTCCAGATTCATGCAGAGATTGATCGGCTCCTCAACGCCTTTCCACCCCTCGACAGCCGCAGGTAA